One window from the genome of Alosa alosa isolate M-15738 ecotype Scorff River chromosome 15, AALO_Geno_1.1, whole genome shotgun sequence encodes:
- the lpar6a gene encoding lysophosphatidic acid receptor 6a: MYNSTQLIDNITQSWAYGNGSTMPPALDTPCPKNDSFKYPLYSTVFSIVFVVGLITNVVAMYIFLCSLKLRNETTTYMMNLVVSDLLFVLTLPLRVFYFIQRDWPFGGTLCQLSVSLFYTNMYGSIFFLTCISVDRFLAIVYPFRSRALRTKRNARIVCAGVWVSVLAASLPTGFLLDPTTRKNNTSSGGGGGQFCFENFSSTQWKSHLSKVVIFIETVGFLIPLLLNVFCSVIVLRTLRKPQALGRGGKLNKTKILRMIFVHLCIFCFCFIPYNVNLVFYSLVRTKTLQGCQVESVVRTIYPVALCIAVSNCCFDPIVYYFTSETIQNSMKRKSQVGRGYDVKFSEAMQSETSTSLRFNLQTLKAKVFNNESNV, translated from the coding sequence ATGTACAACAGCACCCAGCTGATAGATAACATCACCCAGTCATGGGCCTACGGCAACGGCAGCACCATGCCACCGGCATTGGACACGCCGTGCCCCAAGAACGACAGCTTCAAGTACCCACTGTACAGCACAGTGTTCAGCATTGTGTTtgtggtgggcctcatcaccaACGTGGTGGCCATGTACATCTTCCTGTGCTCACTGAAGCTGCGCAACGAGACCACGACGTACATGATGAACCTGGTGGTGTCAGACCTGCTGTTCGTGCTCACACTCCCGCTGCGGGTTTTCTACTTCATCCAGAGGGACTGGCCGTTTGGCGGGACACTCTGCCAGCTGTCCGTCTCGCTCTTCTATACCAACATGTACGGCAGCATTTTCTTTCTCACCTGCATTAGCGTTGACCGCTTCCTGGCTATCGTGTACCCGTTCCGCTCACGGGCGCTGCGCACCAAGCGCAACGCCCGGATTGTGTGCGCGGGCGTGTGGGTGTCAGTGCTGGCCGCAAGCCTGCCGACGGGATTCCTGCTGGATCCCACGACCCGAAAGAACAACACAAGCAGCGGTGGCGGCGGTGGCCAGTTCTGCTTCGAGAACTTCTCGTCCACACAGTGGAAGTCGCACCTGTCCAAGGTGGTCATCTTCATCGAGACAGTGGGCTTCCTCATCCCACTGCTGCTGAACGTCTTCTGCTCGGTCATAGTTCTCCGGACGCTCCGGAAGCCCCAGGCACTGGGCCGCGGCGGCAAGCTCAACAAGACCAAGATTTTGCGCATGATCTTTGTGCACCTCTGCATCTTCTGCTTCTGCTTCATCCCCTACAACGTCAACCTGGTCTTTTACTCACTGGTGCGCACAAAGACTCTGCAGGGCTGCCAGGTGGAGTCAGTGGTGAGGACCATCTACCCGGTGGCGCTCTGCATCGCCGTCTCCAACTGCTGCTTCGACCCCATCGTCTACTACTTCACGTCGGAGACCATCCAGAACTCGATGAAGCGCAAGTCTCAGGTGGGCCGTGGCTACGACGTCAAGTTCTCCGAGGCCATGCAGTCGGAGACCTCCACCAGCCTTCGTTTCAATCTGCAGACACTCAAAGCAAAAGTCTTCAACAATGAGTCCAATGTATAA